The bacterium genome includes a window with the following:
- a CDS encoding methyltransferase domain-containing protein yields the protein MKENINMGDVYDAFADQFAKSDALPTWRYVGKPAMESIFKPFFGNGDATFLDMGSASARVERGLLIPNGVKPENITGVEISPDQVKIAQQVVPGANFLVGDITRVELPENAFNVAFSHMVFEHLDDAQLAAASAIAFKALKPGGTFGFVVTHPDKMTDVDGNLVTTYGHFQTSAPWGGVLDNWRRSVDDTLKMVREAGFEIERSEEIKFPEVPEGSSEDDRNAYEKYSKYPFIRLLVVGKKPE from the coding sequence ATGAAAGAAAACATCAACATGGGCGACGTGTATGACGCGTTCGCCGATCAATTCGCTAAGTCCGATGCGCTGCCTACATGGCGGTACGTCGGTAAGCCGGCGATGGAGAGCATTTTCAAGCCGTTCTTCGGCAATGGAGATGCGACCTTCCTCGACATGGGTTCCGCAAGCGCGCGCGTCGAACGGGGACTTCTTATCCCGAATGGCGTGAAGCCCGAGAACATCACGGGTGTCGAGATCAGTCCCGACCAGGTGAAGATCGCGCAGCAGGTTGTTCCAGGAGCGAATTTCCTCGTGGGTGACATCACCCGCGTCGAGCTTCCGGAAAACGCCTTCAACGTCGCGTTCTCGCACATGGTCTTCGAGCATCTCGACGACGCACAGCTCGCGGCGGCATCTGCGATCGCCTTCAAGGCACTGAAACCGGGCGGTACCTTCGGGTTCGTGGTGACACATCCGGACAAGATGACCGATGTCGACGGCAATCTCGTTACGACCTACGGCCACTTTCAGACAAGTGCACCGTGGGGCGGCGTCCTCGATAACTGGCGTCGCAGCGTGGACGACACGCTGAAGATGGTACGTGAAGCGGGCTTCGAGATTGAACGTTCGGAGGAAATCAAATTCCCCGAGGTACCGGAAGGAAGCAGCGAAGATGACCGGAATGCATACGAGAAGTACTCGAAGTATCCGTTCATCCGCCTTCTCGTCGTCGGAAAAAAGCCTGAGTAA